A genomic segment from Conger conger chromosome 2, fConCon1.1, whole genome shotgun sequence encodes:
- the ndufa4a gene encoding cytochrome c oxidase subunit NDUFA4L, translating to MLSTVVKQLKHHPALIPLFIFIGGGATMSMMYLGRLALRSPDVSWDHKNNPEPWSRLGPNDRYKMFAVNMDYDKLKKDRPDF from the exons ATGCTGAGTACAGTCGTTAAACAGCTCAAACACCACCCTGCA TTGATCCCTCTCTTCATCTTCATTGGCGGTGGAGCGACAATGTCCATGATGTACCTGGGACGTCTTGCCCTGCGCAGCCCTGACGTCTC ATGGGATCACAAGAACAACCCCGAGCCATGGAGCAGATTGGGCCCCAATGACCGCTATAAG ATGTTTGCTGTAAACATGGACTATGACAAACTGAAGAAGGACAGGCCTGACTTCTAG